A single region of the Nocardioides aurantiacus genome encodes:
- a CDS encoding YceD family protein, with the protein MRTLDPRAPLVLDTRELGRRPGTQRTKSTSVEAPAGLGIDVLGVPEGSTVDLDLRLEAVMEGVLVTGTATADLEGQCVRCLEPIDERITVDLQELFVYDDDHGAPRGDDEDADVSRLEGDLLDLEPLLRDAVVLALPYQPLCRDDCPGLCVECGARLADDPDHGHEDPIDPRWAALGEVAVAQEVPADRPQD; encoded by the coding sequence TTGCGCACCCTCGACCCGAGAGCGCCGCTCGTGCTCGACACCCGCGAGCTCGGCCGCCGCCCTGGGACCCAGCGCACCAAGTCGACCTCCGTCGAGGCTCCGGCAGGACTCGGCATCGACGTCCTGGGCGTCCCCGAGGGCAGCACGGTCGACCTCGACCTGCGCCTCGAGGCGGTCATGGAAGGCGTGCTGGTCACCGGGACGGCCACGGCCGACCTCGAGGGCCAGTGCGTGCGGTGCCTGGAGCCGATCGACGAACGCATCACGGTCGACCTCCAGGAGCTGTTCGTCTACGACGACGACCACGGCGCCCCCCGCGGGGACGACGAGGACGCTGATGTCAGCCGGCTCGAGGGCGACCTGCTCGACCTCGAGCCACTGCTGCGGGACGCGGTCGTGCTCGCACTGCCCTACCAACCGTTGTGCCGGGACGACTGCCCGGGCCTGTGCGTCGAGTGTGGCGCGCGGCTCGCGGACGACCCGGACCACGGGCACGAGGACCCGATCGATCCCCGCTGGGCCGCCCTCGGCGAGGTCGCCGTGGCCCAGGAGGTCCCCGCGGACCGACCGCAGGACTGA
- the coaD gene encoding pantetheine-phosphate adenylyltransferase: protein MRRAVCPGSFDPVTNGHLDIIERASRLFDEVVVAVGVNKSKSSARLFSPEERMAMLEQVVEPFPNVSVAGFEGLLTTFCADHDVQAIVKGLRAVTDFDYELQMAQMNASLTEVETVFVPCSPEYSFLASSLVKEVATFGGDVSALVPPDVLERLTARLAERAAAADGS, encoded by the coding sequence GTGCGACGAGCCGTGTGTCCGGGCTCCTTCGACCCGGTGACCAACGGTCACCTCGACATCATCGAGCGCGCCTCGCGGCTCTTCGACGAGGTCGTCGTGGCCGTGGGCGTCAACAAGTCCAAGTCCTCCGCGCGGCTGTTCAGCCCCGAGGAGCGGATGGCGATGCTCGAGCAGGTCGTCGAGCCGTTCCCCAACGTCTCGGTCGCCGGCTTCGAGGGCCTGCTCACCACCTTCTGCGCCGACCACGACGTGCAGGCCATCGTCAAGGGCCTGCGCGCGGTCACCGACTTCGACTACGAGCTGCAGATGGCGCAGATGAACGCCTCGCTGACCGAGGTCGAGACGGTGTTCGTGCCCTGCAGCCCGGAGTACTCCTTCCTGGCGTCCTCGCTGGTCAAGGAGGTCGCGACCTTCGGGGGCGACGTCTCGGCGCTCGTGCCGCCCGACGTGCTCGAGCGGCTGACCGCGCGGCTGGCCGAGCGCGCAGCCGCCGCCGACGGGTCCTGA
- the rpmF gene encoding 50S ribosomal protein L32, translated as MAVPKRKMSRSNTRHRRSAWKAVAPSLVTCSNPACGSKHLPHRACPECGQYGARADRRQVL; from the coding sequence GTGGCCGTCCCCAAGCGGAAGATGTCGCGCAGCAACACCCGTCACCGGCGCTCGGCCTGGAAGGCCGTGGCGCCGTCGCTGGTGACCTGCAGCAACCCCGCGTGCGGCAGCAAGCACCTGCCCCACCGCGCCTGCCCCGAGTGCGGTCAGTACGGCGCACGCGCCGACCGCCGTCAGGTCCTCTGA
- the mutM gene encoding bifunctional DNA-formamidopyrimidine glycosylase/DNA-(apurinic or apyrimidinic site) lyase — MPELPEVEVVRRGLQTHVVGRTVADVEVLHPRPVRRHLAGADDFAQRLRGRTVTGAHRRGKFWWLALDDGDAVLGHLGMSGQVLVQPAGALDERHLRVRFALVPETGADAGAASEVRFVDQRMFGGLLVSSGGAVVPPELAHIALDPLDPAFDDAAFVRRVRRSESGVKRLLLNQAVVSGVGNIYADEALWRARVHGERRGSRLRVLDVQRVLDGAREVMGAALDQGGTSFDALYVNVNGESGYFDRSLEAYGQEGRPCSRCGTPVRRVAFTNRSSYFCPVCQPPPRSRS, encoded by the coding sequence GTGCCCGAGCTGCCCGAGGTCGAGGTCGTCCGTCGCGGTCTGCAGACCCACGTCGTGGGCCGCACCGTCGCCGACGTCGAGGTGCTCCACCCCCGTCCGGTGCGCCGTCACCTCGCCGGCGCCGACGACTTCGCCCAGCGGCTGCGCGGTCGCACCGTCACCGGGGCCCACCGCCGCGGCAAGTTCTGGTGGCTGGCCCTCGACGACGGCGACGCCGTGCTGGGCCACCTCGGCATGTCCGGCCAGGTGCTGGTGCAGCCCGCCGGCGCGCTCGACGAGCGTCACCTCCGGGTCCGCTTCGCGCTGGTCCCCGAGACCGGGGCCGACGCGGGCGCGGCGAGCGAGGTGCGCTTCGTCGACCAGCGGATGTTCGGCGGCCTGCTCGTCTCGTCCGGGGGAGCGGTGGTGCCGCCCGAGCTCGCGCACATCGCGCTCGACCCGCTCGACCCCGCCTTCGACGACGCGGCCTTCGTGCGCCGCGTCCGGCGCAGCGAGTCGGGGGTCAAGCGGCTGCTGCTCAACCAGGCGGTCGTCTCCGGGGTCGGCAACATCTACGCCGACGAGGCGCTGTGGCGCGCCCGGGTGCACGGCGAGCGCCGCGGCTCGCGGCTGCGGGTCCTCGACGTCCAGCGGGTGCTCGACGGCGCCCGCGAGGTGATGGGCGCAGCACTCGACCAGGGCGGCACCTCCTTCGACGCGCTCTACGTCAACGTCAACGGGGAGAGCGGCTACTTCGACCGGTCGCTGGAGGCCTACGGGCAGGAGGGCCGGCCGTGCTCGCGGTGCGGCACGCCCGTGCGGCGGGTGGCGTTCACCAACCGTTCGTCGTACTTCTGCCCGGTGTGCCAGCCCCCGCCGCGCTCGCGATCTTGA
- the rnc gene encoding ribonuclease III: MTTSAAGRAAADDLREALGDPVLDPELLGLALTHRSYAYENGNLPTNERLEFLGDSVLGVVVTETLYRGHPDLSEGRLAKLRAAVVNARALAEVARTIGLGPHIHLGKGEESTGGREKASILSDTVEALIGAVYLSGGFPAAADVVHLLFDPMLEAAAALGAGLDWKTSLQELGALHDLGVPEYVIEAEGPDHMKTFTARVRVAGRLHGHGVGRSKKEAEQQAAEAAYRTLHAELTAPPAVVADEPDPAVGSDA; the protein is encoded by the coding sequence ATGACGACGTCGGCAGCCGGTCGGGCGGCGGCCGACGACCTGCGTGAGGCGCTCGGGGACCCCGTCCTGGACCCCGAGCTCCTTGGGCTCGCCCTCACCCACCGCTCCTACGCCTACGAGAACGGCAACCTGCCGACCAACGAGCGCCTGGAGTTCCTCGGCGACTCGGTGCTCGGCGTCGTCGTGACCGAGACGCTCTACCGCGGCCACCCCGACCTCTCCGAGGGTCGATTGGCCAAGCTGCGCGCGGCCGTGGTCAACGCCCGCGCGCTGGCCGAGGTCGCCCGCACCATCGGGCTCGGCCCGCACATCCACCTCGGCAAGGGCGAGGAGAGCACCGGCGGCCGCGAGAAGGCCTCGATCCTCTCCGACACCGTCGAGGCCCTGATCGGGGCGGTCTACCTCTCCGGCGGCTTCCCGGCCGCGGCCGACGTGGTCCACCTGCTCTTCGACCCGATGCTCGAGGCGGCCGCCGCGCTCGGCGCCGGCCTGGACTGGAAGACCAGCCTCCAGGAGCTCGGTGCGCTGCACGACCTGGGTGTCCCGGAGTACGTCATCGAGGCCGAGGGCCCCGACCACATGAAGACCTTCACCGCCCGCGTCCGCGTCGCCGGCCGGCTCCACGGCCACGGGGTGGGGCGGTCGAAGAAGGAGGCCGAGCAGCAGGCGGCCGAGGCGGCCTACCGCACCCTGCACGCGGAGCTGACGGCCCCGCCGGCCGTCGTCGCCGACGAGCCCGACCCCGCCGTCGGCTCGGACGCCTGA
- the rsmD gene encoding 16S rRNA (guanine(966)-N(2))-methyltransferase RsmD, which yields MTRLIGGAAGGRRLRTPPGSGTRPTSDRVREAMFSSLESALGSLEGLRVLDLYAGSGALGLEAVSRGAQVLTSVESDRRTARLVQDNARELGFAMVEVVALPVARFLAQQPRAAYDLVLVDPPYAVAEVELGQVLHLLTSHGWLDADAVLVVERSARSPEPAWPPGWGSERRKDYGETTLWYVRADPGRPDAGESHCVTEP from the coding sequence GTGACCCGGCTGATCGGCGGCGCCGCGGGCGGTCGGAGGCTCCGCACCCCGCCGGGGTCGGGCACCCGGCCCACCAGCGACCGCGTCCGCGAGGCGATGTTCAGCTCGCTCGAGTCGGCCCTCGGCAGCCTGGAGGGCCTGCGCGTCCTCGACCTGTACGCCGGGTCGGGGGCCCTCGGCCTCGAGGCGGTCTCGCGCGGGGCGCAGGTGCTGACCAGCGTGGAGTCCGACCGGCGCACCGCCCGGCTGGTGCAGGACAACGCCCGGGAGCTGGGGTTCGCCATGGTCGAGGTGGTCGCGCTCCCGGTGGCCCGCTTCCTGGCGCAGCAGCCGCGGGCGGCGTACGACCTCGTGCTGGTGGACCCGCCGTACGCCGTGGCCGAGGTCGAGCTCGGCCAGGTGCTCCACCTGCTGACCTCCCACGGGTGGCTCGACGCCGACGCCGTGCTGGTCGTGGAGCGGTCCGCGCGCAGCCCCGAGCCGGCCTGGCCGCCGGGGTGGGGGAGCGAGCGCCGGAAGGACTACGGCGAGACCACGCTCTGGTACGTTCGCGCCGATCCCGGCCGGCCCGACGCCGGGGAGTCCCACTGCGTCACCGAGCCGTGA
- a CDS encoding sulfite exporter TauE/SafE family protein, whose protein sequence is MERLFVFAFVGLLAQVIDGSLGMAYGVTASTLLLANGVAPAVASASVHLAEVGTTAVSGFSHWRFGNVEWGVVARLAVPGAIGAFVGASVLSNLSTESATPWVAVLLLLLGVYIVARFVFGKKPVVVTRRPGTRFLAPLGLFAGFVDATGGGGWGPVATPTLISSGRLHPRKVIGSVSTAEFAVTVAASVGFLIGLGSEAIDWRVVGGLLLGGVVAAPFAAYLVRHVSLPVLGALVGSVILITNSRTLLRAFDAESAGAYAVLGVVAATLLAIAVRRARGEHTEVIEALEGDEPEPEKQPV, encoded by the coding sequence GTGGAACGTCTCTTCGTCTTCGCCTTCGTCGGCCTGCTCGCGCAGGTCATCGACGGGTCCCTCGGCATGGCGTACGGCGTCACTGCCTCGACGCTGCTGCTCGCCAACGGCGTCGCCCCCGCCGTGGCCTCGGCCTCGGTGCACCTCGCCGAGGTGGGCACCACGGCGGTGTCGGGCTTCTCCCACTGGCGCTTCGGCAACGTCGAGTGGGGCGTGGTCGCCCGGCTGGCGGTCCCGGGCGCGATCGGCGCGTTCGTCGGGGCCAGCGTGCTCTCGAACCTCTCGACCGAGTCGGCGACGCCCTGGGTGGCCGTGCTGCTGCTCCTGCTCGGCGTCTACATCGTGGCGCGGTTCGTGTTCGGCAAGAAGCCGGTCGTGGTCACCCGACGGCCCGGCACCCGCTTCCTCGCCCCGCTCGGCCTGTTCGCCGGCTTCGTCGACGCCACCGGCGGCGGCGGCTGGGGTCCGGTCGCGACGCCCACGCTGATCTCCAGCGGTCGGCTGCACCCCCGCAAGGTCATCGGTTCGGTCTCCACCGCGGAGTTCGCGGTCACCGTCGCCGCCAGCGTCGGCTTCCTGATCGGCCTCGGCAGCGAGGCCATCGACTGGCGCGTGGTCGGCGGCCTGCTGCTGGGTGGCGTCGTCGCGGCACCGTTCGCGGCGTACCTCGTGCGGCACGTCTCGCTGCCCGTCCTGGGCGCCCTGGTCGGCAGCGTCATCCTCATCACCAACTCGCGCACGCTGCTGCGCGCCTTCGACGCCGAGAGCGCCGGGGCGTACGCCGTGCTGGGCGTCGTCGCCGCGACCCTGCTCGCCATCGCGGTCCGTCGCGCCCGCGGCGAGCACACCGAGGTCATCGAGGCGCTCGAGGGCGACGAGCCGGAGCCGGAGAAGCAGCCCGTCTGA
- a CDS encoding MFS transporter — translation MGTSFRWLVGAGWASNLGDGIVIAAGPLLVASETRDPFLVAMAWTLGFAPPLLLGLLAGVVADRVDRRLLITVANLCRVVLVGALSATVLTGHVSIAVVLVALFCVGVAETFADTTSATLLPMLVDREDLGTGNARLLAGVVTLNQLVGPPLGALLFGLGRAAPFLVQVVCVLAAVVMVRRLRLPSHGRRGTTRTTSVRRDIADGLRWVRHHAAVRTLVLTIVTFNVTFGAAWSVLVLYSLERLDMGALGFGLLTSALAAGGILGTFSYGWLERHVSLGNIMRVGLVVETLTHLGLALTTTPAVALAIFFVFGVHAFVWGTTSAAVRQRAVPMAMQGRVQSVYLIGVTGGIVVGSLLGGVIASRWGVTAPFWFAFGGSAVFLVLIWRQLVHIAHTDAQEPAST, via the coding sequence ATGGGGACCTCGTTCCGGTGGCTGGTCGGTGCCGGCTGGGCGAGCAACCTCGGCGACGGCATCGTCATCGCCGCGGGTCCGCTGCTGGTCGCCTCGGAGACGCGTGACCCGTTCCTGGTCGCGATGGCCTGGACGCTGGGGTTCGCCCCGCCCCTGCTCCTCGGCCTGCTCGCGGGCGTGGTCGCCGACCGGGTCGACCGCCGGCTGCTGATCACCGTCGCCAACCTGTGCCGCGTGGTGCTGGTGGGCGCGCTGTCGGCCACGGTCCTCACCGGGCACGTGAGCATCGCCGTGGTGCTCGTCGCGCTGTTCTGCGTGGGAGTGGCCGAGACCTTCGCCGACACCACCTCGGCGACGCTGCTGCCGATGCTGGTGGACCGGGAGGACCTGGGGACCGGCAACGCCCGGCTGCTGGCGGGGGTGGTCACCCTCAACCAGCTGGTCGGCCCGCCCCTGGGGGCGCTGTTGTTCGGGCTGGGTCGCGCCGCACCGTTCCTGGTGCAGGTGGTGTGCGTGCTCGCCGCGGTCGTGATGGTCCGCCGGCTGCGGCTGCCGAGCCACGGCCGGCGGGGGACCACCCGGACGACGTCGGTGCGCCGCGACATCGCCGACGGGCTGCGGTGGGTGCGCCACCACGCGGCGGTGCGCACGCTCGTGCTCACCATCGTGACCTTCAACGTCACCTTCGGGGCGGCCTGGTCGGTGCTGGTGCTCTACTCGCTGGAGCGGCTCGACATGGGTGCCCTCGGGTTCGGCCTGCTCACCTCGGCCCTGGCCGCCGGCGGCATCCTCGGGACCTTCTCCTACGGCTGGCTGGAGCGCCACGTCAGCCTGGGCAACATCATGCGGGTCGGGCTGGTGGTCGAGACGCTGACCCACCTCGGGCTCGCCCTGACCACCACGCCCGCCGTCGCGCTCGCCATCTTCTTCGTCTTCGGCGTCCACGCCTTCGTCTGGGGGACCACCTCGGCGGCCGTCCGGCAGCGGGCCGTGCCGATGGCGATGCAGGGTCGGGTGCAGAGCGTCTACCTCATCGGGGTCACCGGCGGCATCGTGGTGGGCTCGCTGCTGGGCGGCGTGATCGCCTCGCGCTGGGGCGTCACGGCACCGTTCTGGTTCGCTTTCGGCGGCTCGGCGGTGTTCCTCGTGCTGATCTGGCGGCAGCTGGTCCACATCGCCCACACCGACGCGCAGGAGCCGGCCAGCACCTAG